From the Hordeum vulgare subsp. vulgare chromosome 1H, MorexV3_pseudomolecules_assembly, whole genome shotgun sequence genome, the window ACCTAccaaagcgctagatcacatactgaacaatgatctaaagagactcctTGAAGATGTGTTAGCCAGAGAGAAAAAGCTTCTCGCCCTGAAacatccaggatacccgctttacgcgactcatgtgccgggtgggaagatgtacgtcgatacctggcccgcgaatacgttcatcctgcgatttgactacatctacaacatgttccacatgaccaagatggatttccagttcatccgcatgtattGTCTGTATCTCGACTACATCATCAGGAGGGAGAGCATCAACTATATCTGCAtcgcggacccatactatatgcacgaggacTTCTTGGGagtttgcaaagagcaccgtgagtATGCGAGTAAGTACCTCGGCGAATTCATGATCACTAATAATgacaaggaagcgattctcctgccttatcatccctcgtaagtcatccACGCATATCCTTTCGACatgttaatcattcctttgcaagcatggtggcacatctgaggtgtacttaatttgtGCAGCGGGGACGACGCCGTCCTCATGGTTCTGTACCCGGAATACTCCCATGCGGtgtacttggactcgtcgaagaacctgaagaaaaaggattacacgcacgtcAAGAATGTTCTCGACTCTGCCCTGTGGACCTTCAGCATGattggtggatatatcaaggtgaaaaggtccaggaataaagcaccggctttcagccataagaccgacttctgctgcatccagcaaccgaacgAGAGtcaggctgatggattctacctcatgcatcacctgcTGGAGTACAAAAGGGATcatcaacgccttcgcatgtcagctactgccgaagatgccgagattgtcagctgggccacaagcaatggaaagacaccggatcattgaatccgagctgagttttataaCGTACAGcgtgaactagcccaagtgatcatgaagcaagtcctcgaaccaacgggggatgttctaccatgggccaatcaCGTGGGTTGAGGTCCGAGCACTGCTAAGCGCTCAACgtctagacatgaagcctttcacgaagctcggTTTCATCCTCCCTGACTATAAAGATTGGAACGCCGACCTAGACGACTGATTTTCAATGACAATGCgttgtaactaaaccgtggtcctgaactagcgcgCCTTATCAGTACTgtctttctatggcaaaactttgaaattatgcacgtcgaaactatgtgatgtaactaaactgtggtcctgaactagcgtagatcgttctagttaattagtttgggtatgaggaacttcgtcatttatctTTACTATTGGTTGCGTTTATTTTGGTAATCATGTCTCGttttgttttcttaagtacattatgttgcatattatcattcaaatcaacaactcacgtTGCAGGTACTAGCTAGATCATAGATGGCGAAGGGCTAATACGTcgtgtacgttgggagggttccaggagtctacgaccactggccagccgctcaggcccaggtgcacaggtacccgggtgctagcCATAGAGGGTTCGACACCAGAGCCAAAGCGGAaattagttacttgaggtggtcgaccctccagcatgagcaggggcggcaccgtcggtactacatagtcgcgctcgtattcatgctgatcgctcttctgttctacatcatgttgtagatagagatgatgaaacttgtgggtgtgccatgaccatgtaGTTGCGCTTActcgagacatgacatgatcgcacttatgtatcgctattttcgagactatgtgatgatattttctgttgaatgataatgatgatgatgatgcatggtaTTATGACAagactattgtatgtctatgatatgtgagaaggatatatgtttaatatgatgtgatgaaactattgtatagaatctgtATAAATAAATCACAAATACATAGAGGGTGCAAATCTGCGAAAACtgtaaaagttagcagtagcgctggttaatacttaccagtagcgtgCCTTAGTAGCAGCGCTTTCTGTGAGCATGCGCTAGtactatagttagcagtagcgctggacagGGAAGCGCTACCGCTAACTATACTTACTAGTAGCGCTGCCCATAacagcgctactactagttatTAGCTGTAGCACGATAGCAGTAGCGTTCGGTCCAACGCTACTACTATAGGATTATCAAGCGCTACtggtaggcttttccctagtagtgtgtgATTCTAGTTGCTCCAGGCTCCTCATCAAACAATTCTGAAGCGGCAACTACACCCCGCAAACGCCCATACCAGTCATGCAGGCAATCGACACTCAACTGTGTGTAGTCCCGACTGAGGAGCTATCCATGGAGGCAATGATGGCACCGAAGGATgcaggcccctccacctcctagATTTAATACGACCTCAACGCCTTTGAGTGACAGTGCATCCTTCATTTTGCGTTAAAACTTGCACACTTCTTTCTTTCTATTATGACTATGTCGCAAAGTTGGAACATCCTATGCTGAAATGTCTGTGGTTTGAATCCCGATAAGAAACATCTAGCTCTTTCCAATGCCCTCGAGTGGTTGCTCGATTATCTGTATTTTTAATCTTACAATACTGAAGTCCATATGTGTCAGCGACCCAATTTCCGGTAGCGGCAGTCCACGCAGCAAGCCTATCAGCTcatgggccgggcctgggtgtGTGCCAATCGAAGGACAGACTACAAGTATGCAGACCAAGCGCTGTGAACAGCCATCCGGGCTTGGATCAGGCAAAGGCAACGGCGACTCTCTCTCCTTTCCCtatcttctcctacctcctgtGCTTCCTCCCCAAATCCTTGTATTTGAGCTCGATTTCTCTGTAGTGGAGTGATTCTCGAGTGGAACCTAACATCgtggtatcagagccttctcaCCATCCTTCCAAATTCGTCAAAAAAAATTCCATCCAGTTTTTTTCCCCTCGCGCCATTCCTTCACCACCATGCATCCTGAGCTGAAAGCTTACCTGGACGAGTTTCAGGCGAAGGCTCAGGCGCGCTACGACGCCACGGACAGACTGTTCGCGCAGTACGACGCACTGCTCTCCAGGCACATCACGGGAGCTTCGACCCCGCAGCCGGCGCGCTCCGCGGTCGTGGCCTCCGATGGCGGCCTCACCCACGACACCCTTGTCCCCGTGGTTGTCCCCGACGTCTTCTCCGCCCCCTCTTACACCAGCAAAGCCCAGGAGGTCCTCGAGCTCATCCCCGATGCGTCCCCTGCGTGCATCACAAGGGCGCCTGTCATCTGTTCGACATATGGCTCGAACCAAGTCCTTGCTGGCATCTCGACTCCACAGCCGGTGCGTCCCATGGGCACGGCAGCCTATGGCGGCCTCACCAACGATGCAAGAGTCCCCGCGGTCATCCCCGACGCCTTCTCCTCCACCACGAAGGCACAGGAGGTCATGACGGCCCACCATGATGCATCCCTGGACTCCATCGACCCGACGCCCAAGAC encodes:
- the LOC123410777 gene encoding uncharacterized protein LOC123410777, giving the protein MHPELKAYLDEFQAKAQARYDATDRLFAQYDALLSRHITGASTPQPARSAVVASDGGLTHDTLVPVVVPDVFSAPSYTSKAQEVLELIPDASPACITRAPVICSTYGSNQVLAGISTPQPVRPMGTAAYGGLTNDARVPAVIPDAFSSTTKAQEVMTAHHDASLDSIDPTPKTCSTTGSTQVDSLINVDEAQDATTIVHPEHAVIMNYTKVTQFISLQAALSIDIIHSPQMPMKRDMGIEQQGQLLHPTLRSSFAYHSESTYLEAATGSSWFVSCPTGKLWRCLQYEHRQQWPPLVPVQIVVNNAPLFHDTARGCVYDDFGYVWWPPDHQLNSV